The proteins below are encoded in one region of Syntrophotalea carbinolica DSM 2380:
- a CDS encoding DUF72 domain-containing protein produces the protein MCFRTDIKVGCCGFACAVEAYFEKFRAVEIQQTFYRLPRPGTVAKWREQGPDGFVFSLKAWQLITHDLSCPSFRFLDEGYLPQALARCGGFRATEEVLDAWQALRGLAGVLHAGYILFQSPPSFEPTAEHVHRMEGFFRTIDRGRLRLAWAPPEGWPHKLISDVCRTSRLIHCTDPFAGPVLSRGPVYFRLQGITGYRHRYSDAELMQLRRFCRRKSGVVFFNTIHMQEDARRFALLLPKR, from the coding sequence ATGTGCTTTCGCACGGATATCAAGGTCGGTTGTTGTGGATTTGCCTGTGCGGTCGAGGCTTATTTTGAGAAGTTCCGCGCGGTGGAAATCCAGCAGACCTTTTACCGATTACCCCGACCAGGGACCGTTGCAAAATGGCGCGAGCAAGGGCCGGACGGTTTCGTTTTCAGTCTCAAGGCATGGCAGCTGATCACTCACGATCTGTCCTGTCCCAGTTTCCGTTTTCTCGACGAGGGGTATTTACCCCAGGCGCTGGCCCGATGCGGCGGTTTTCGCGCCACGGAGGAGGTCCTCGATGCATGGCAGGCGCTACGCGGATTAGCCGGTGTGCTGCATGCCGGATATATCCTTTTTCAGAGTCCGCCGAGTTTCGAACCGACGGCAGAGCATGTGCATAGGATGGAGGGCTTTTTTCGCACGATTGACAGAGGGCGCTTGCGGCTGGCCTGGGCACCGCCGGAGGGCTGGCCCCACAAACTCATCAGCGATGTGTGCCGAACCAGTCGTTTGATCCATTGTACGGATCCTTTTGCCGGCCCGGTGCTTAGCCGCGGTCCCGTCTATTTCCGTCTTCAGGGCATTACCGGTTACCGGCATCGTTACAGCGACGCTGAATTGATGCAGTTGCGACGCTTTTGTCGGCGTAAAAGCGGCGTGGTTTTTTTCAATACCATTCACATGCAGGAGGATGCCCGGCGCTTTGCATTGTTGTTGCCTAAGCGGTGA
- a CDS encoding energy transducer TonB: protein MIAMLPNTTESVRAAALAAAAIIISLAILACVPLLLDQTSPAQRHNLPRTNRNIPLVPEKTPEDRLFEQQELPDPPAPEPILNAPPVELPEVAPPDTQAPATSCPDMTAAALASLPAVDLPVRVAVPLQGLALRPDPQRLAMNINPGKLHLPATAPTTGHRFNLDEVDRRPQGISTMQPLYPYQARRMAIEGYVTVRFLVTHNGSVDELTILKAEPEGVFEQAVKSTLRHWRFKPGQKNGRPVATWVKTSIEFKLQDAS from the coding sequence ATGATCGCCATGCTGCCGAACACCACCGAATCCGTGCGCGCAGCGGCCCTGGCCGCCGCGGCAATCATTATCAGCCTCGCGATATTGGCGTGCGTGCCGCTGCTGCTGGACCAGACTTCCCCGGCACAACGGCATAACCTGCCCCGCACCAACCGCAATATCCCGCTGGTGCCCGAAAAAACTCCGGAAGACCGTCTTTTCGAGCAGCAGGAACTACCCGACCCGCCGGCGCCGGAACCGATACTTAACGCTCCGCCCGTCGAGCTGCCGGAGGTCGCTCCGCCCGATACCCAGGCCCCGGCGACGTCATGTCCGGACATGACGGCCGCAGCCCTCGCTTCCCTGCCCGCCGTCGACCTTCCGGTCCGGGTCGCGGTGCCCCTGCAGGGGTTGGCGCTACGCCCCGACCCGCAGCGTCTGGCCATGAATATCAATCCGGGCAAGCTGCACCTGCCCGCCACCGCGCCCACCACGGGACACCGCTTCAATCTGGACGAGGTCGACCGCCGGCCGCAGGGCATCTCCACCATGCAGCCCCTCTATCCCTACCAGGCCCGACGCATGGCCATCGAGGGCTATGTGACGGTGCGTTTTCTGGTTACCCATAACGGATCTGTGGATGAACTGACCATTCTCAAAGCGGAGCCGGAGGGCGTCTTCGAACAAGCGGTAAAAAGCACCTTACGCCACTGGCGCTTCAAACCGGGCCAGAAAAACGGCCGACCGGTGGCGACCTGGGTCAAAACAAGCATCGAGTTCAAGCTGCAGGACGCTTCCTAG
- a CDS encoding MotA/TolQ/ExbB proton channel family protein, with protein sequence MALFRNILELVDMGGPVMIPIGVLSAWMWILIALKADWIRRAGRQSLPLDDAMACLCSETPPPTSGCCPKALALAYFMKQQDGPGRPTDNEPRRIFFEVAVRRQLRDLYRFIPAIMILAAAAPLLGLLGTVSGMVETFRVIGLYGMGNAQAMASGIREALLTTQAGLLVAIPGLIVGQIMRRKVRGLHQDLLVFHRAVCQWLEKEWQPCSD encoded by the coding sequence ATGGCTCTTTTCCGCAACATTCTGGAACTGGTGGACATGGGCGGCCCCGTCATGATTCCCATCGGGGTTCTATCCGCCTGGATGTGGATTCTGATCGCCCTGAAGGCCGACTGGATCCGGCGAGCCGGGCGGCAGTCGCTGCCGCTGGACGACGCCATGGCATGCCTTTGCAGCGAAACGCCACCACCGACATCGGGCTGCTGTCCCAAAGCCCTTGCGCTGGCCTATTTCATGAAGCAACAAGACGGGCCGGGAAGACCCACAGACAACGAACCCCGGCGGATTTTCTTCGAGGTGGCCGTGCGGCGCCAGTTGCGGGATCTGTACCGCTTTATTCCCGCCATCATGATCCTGGCCGCGGCCGCACCCCTGTTGGGCCTGCTGGGTACCGTCAGCGGCATGGTGGAAACCTTTCGGGTTATCGGCCTGTACGGCATGGGCAACGCCCAGGCCATGGCATCGGGCATCAGGGAAGCCCTGCTCACTACCCAGGCCGGTCTGCTGGTAGCCATTCCCGGCCTGATCGTCGGACAGATCATGCGCAGGAAAGTGCGTGGCCTGCATCAGGACTTACTGGTATTTCATCGGGCCGTCTGCCAGTGGCTCGAAAAGGAGTGGCAACCATGCAGCGACTAG
- a CDS encoding ExbD/TolR family protein: MQRLGGLGTAGNGLENHADAEINMMPLIDMIFILLIFFLVTASFVRESGIEVNRPEAVTAVKKEAVGMVVGIAGDGRVFIDHQVVDVRRVRGLVEIFLAENVDGGIIIDADSACTAGRMVAVLDQCRMAGAQNIAVSARRPGE; encoded by the coding sequence ATGCAGCGACTAGGCGGTCTCGGAACGGCAGGCAACGGCCTGGAGAACCATGCCGATGCGGAAATCAACATGATGCCCCTGATCGACATGATTTTCATCCTGCTGATCTTCTTCCTGGTCACGGCCAGCTTCGTACGGGAATCCGGCATCGAGGTAAATCGCCCCGAAGCGGTCACCGCCGTGAAGAAAGAGGCGGTGGGCATGGTGGTAGGCATCGCCGGCGACGGCCGCGTCTTCATCGATCACCAGGTGGTGGATGTGAGGCGGGTGCGCGGACTGGTGGAAATCTTTCTGGCGGAAAACGTCGACGGCGGCATCATTATCGATGCCGACAGCGCCTGCACGGCCGGCCGCATGGTCGCGGTCCTGGATCAATGCCGCATGGCCGGCGCGCAGAATATCGCCGTTTCCGCCCGACGCCCCGGAGAATAA
- a CDS encoding cation diffusion facilitator family transporter — MPNQCVDTNHQARLKRGQRIALTATVATLVLALGKAFVGWRFASPVLIADAFHSGADLLAIFASFFGLWLAGREKTEQFPYGLYRVETFVTLLAGAVICWAGFELIPEGWSKLGHVGENEILPTWPMLASGISMAVSLAIAVAERRVGRAINSQSLQVNASESFLDIATSAVVLLGLLLNYLGIRYVEGTVILLIAGLIVKLGWSSVRQSFLALLDANLDPELTSAIEKRVNEIYGVKGVSEVRIRQAGPFRMVDCVIYTSPTLPLYRAHHLADLAETAIRDQSEHVESVFVHVEPAVDHEMTVIIPVKDINGFASHVHGHFGRAPYFVAIRLNGRTEAIEDFYSNQYLEEKKFIGLKVIKTMLVQQIDLLFTASIGEISFYMLKDNLVDIYRIAEGQTVRDVLAQFHNKELPAITSPTHSVDESLVE; from the coding sequence ATGCCCAATCAGTGCGTCGATACGAATCATCAGGCCCGTCTCAAAAGAGGCCAGCGCATCGCCCTTACGGCAACGGTGGCTACCCTGGTGCTGGCCCTCGGCAAGGCTTTCGTCGGCTGGCGTTTTGCATCGCCGGTGTTAATCGCCGATGCCTTTCACAGCGGGGCGGATCTGCTGGCCATTTTTGCCAGTTTTTTCGGTCTGTGGCTGGCCGGTCGGGAGAAAACCGAGCAATTTCCTTACGGTCTCTATCGGGTGGAAACCTTCGTGACCTTGTTGGCCGGGGCGGTGATTTGCTGGGCCGGTTTCGAGCTCATTCCCGAGGGATGGAGTAAACTCGGCCATGTCGGCGAAAACGAAATATTACCGACATGGCCGATGCTGGCCAGCGGGATCTCCATGGCCGTGTCTCTGGCCATTGCCGTAGCGGAAAGGCGTGTCGGTCGCGCCATCAATTCCCAGTCCCTGCAGGTCAACGCCAGTGAATCTTTTCTCGATATCGCCACCTCGGCTGTGGTTCTGCTGGGGCTGCTGCTTAATTATCTGGGGATTCGCTATGTCGAAGGAACCGTTATCCTGCTGATTGCCGGATTGATCGTGAAGCTCGGCTGGAGCAGTGTAAGGCAATCTTTCCTGGCGTTACTTGACGCCAATCTCGATCCGGAACTGACCTCGGCCATCGAAAAACGTGTCAACGAGATCTATGGTGTGAAGGGGGTGAGTGAAGTCCGCATCCGCCAGGCCGGTCCGTTTCGTATGGTCGACTGTGTCATTTATACCAGCCCGACCTTACCTCTGTATCGCGCCCACCATTTGGCCGATCTGGCCGAAACCGCCATACGCGATCAGAGCGAACATGTCGAGTCGGTTTTCGTGCATGTCGAACCGGCCGTCGATCACGAGATGACCGTTATCATTCCGGTCAAGGATATCAACGGCTTCGCTTCCCATGTACACGGCCATTTTGGCCGAGCCCCCTATTTCGTGGCCATCCGCCTGAATGGGCGAACCGAAGCGATTGAGGACTTCTATTCCAACCAATACCTGGAAGAGAAAAAATTCATCGGCTTGAAGGTCATCAAAACCATGCTTGTGCAGCAGATCGATCTGCTGTTCACCGCCAGCATCGGGGAAATCTCCTTTTACATGCTCAAGGATAATCTGGTCGATATTTACCGGATTGCCGAAGGACAGACCGTCCGGGATGTTCTGGCTCAATTCCATAACAAGGAGTTGCCTGCCATAACCTCGCCGACCCATTCCGTTGATGAGTCGTTGGTCGAATAA
- a CDS encoding tetratricopeptide repeat protein — MPRCAYFIAMVVMALLLLSGTGTTVEARQHGASVERREDWPVSLREVVSEAEQLAANGNFQKAASILSRHMNQHPGPFCAYVYYELGYFLHRAGQNDAAVKPLQTAVEKRPNFPDAWQMLGAVQHANNRFAEADAALERAAALNDTTETRYQCAVCWLSAGKPQKALPILRQLEKTPNPRAEWLVALSETLKSLKKKEETARVMEGAARLNNDPDLFYQAAWLWLEANRPRKALALLNPLAQEQKPHLPWLLSLCHVHTLLNQPAQAAAVMDTVIRRKGQPEYLYNGGLLWLQADRADKALQHLRRLSELPEPKAEWLIALGQAWLNTGDIPKAAAVTERAARISGKPGHAYRAGVLRLQLDQADAALVWLRPLLRHPHPKAEWLIALVRARILKKDYPAAAKTMERAAGITGKGEHYHQAAMLWRQQKKPDRSLALLKICAGKKPVRQRWLVDLTDLLVEQGKTREARAALESTALIDEEVPADVRFRGASLWLHLQRPQRALPVLSALCRAPNPTYSWLAALVKTCVELNRRPQAEKALGKLLDLYAENPDAWQLAVWLALQQSDYAAAAAATEVLAHLAPDNADHTRNLSTYYAMAGIPVRAAETLRQTLSKQPAAKDWDRLTNIYLSGQRYAMALLPARSAVASGQTADRWETVGDILYRLRRFKESRDAYGHATALSENPGLLLKSGYSLLKMQAWDEAADCFRATIAHTTNNGDLARAAHQSLAYIEKLRTIEQPNPP; from the coding sequence ATGCCCCGTTGCGCATATTTCATTGCCATGGTCGTCATGGCCCTGCTGCTTCTCTCCGGCACCGGCACTACGGTCGAAGCACGGCAGCACGGGGCCTCCGTAGAACGCAGGGAAGACTGGCCGGTGTCGCTGCGCGAGGTTGTCAGCGAGGCGGAACAGCTCGCGGCGAACGGCAACTTTCAAAAAGCGGCCAGTATCCTGTCGCGCCACATGAACCAACACCCCGGCCCCTTCTGCGCCTACGTCTATTATGAACTGGGCTACTTTCTGCACCGGGCCGGCCAAAACGACGCAGCCGTCAAGCCCCTGCAGACGGCTGTGGAAAAAAGGCCGAACTTCCCTGATGCCTGGCAGATGCTGGGAGCCGTCCAGCATGCCAACAACCGCTTTGCCGAAGCGGACGCCGCTCTGGAACGGGCCGCGGCCCTGAACGACACGACGGAAACACGTTATCAATGCGCGGTCTGTTGGCTGTCGGCCGGGAAGCCTCAAAAAGCCCTGCCAATTCTTCGCCAGCTGGAAAAAACCCCGAATCCCCGCGCCGAATGGCTGGTGGCCCTGTCCGAAACCCTCAAAAGCCTGAAAAAAAAGGAAGAAACCGCCCGCGTCATGGAAGGTGCAGCCCGCCTGAACAACGATCCCGACCTGTTCTACCAGGCCGCCTGGCTCTGGCTGGAAGCGAACCGCCCCCGCAAGGCTCTGGCGCTGCTCAACCCCCTGGCCCAGGAGCAAAAACCGCATCTGCCATGGCTGCTGTCCTTGTGCCATGTCCACACACTCCTGAACCAACCGGCCCAGGCCGCCGCCGTCATGGACACCGTTATCCGGCGCAAGGGTCAACCGGAATATCTCTACAACGGCGGCCTTTTATGGCTCCAGGCCGACCGGGCCGACAAAGCCCTGCAGCATCTGCGGCGTCTTTCGGAGCTGCCGGAGCCCAAAGCCGAATGGCTGATCGCCCTGGGGCAGGCCTGGCTCAACACTGGTGATATACCCAAGGCCGCCGCAGTCACGGAACGAGCGGCCCGCATCAGCGGCAAGCCCGGACACGCCTACCGTGCCGGGGTATTGCGCCTGCAGCTCGACCAGGCCGATGCCGCCCTGGTCTGGCTGCGGCCGCTGCTGCGGCATCCACATCCCAAGGCCGAATGGCTGATCGCCCTGGTGCGGGCCCGGATCCTGAAAAAAGACTACCCGGCCGCCGCAAAAACCATGGAACGGGCCGCCGGCATCACCGGTAAAGGCGAGCACTACCACCAGGCGGCCATGCTCTGGCGACAGCAGAAAAAACCGGACCGAAGCCTCGCCCTGCTCAAAATCTGTGCCGGAAAAAAACCGGTCCGACAGCGCTGGCTGGTCGATCTGACCGACCTGCTCGTGGAACAGGGCAAAACCCGCGAGGCGCGCGCGGCCTTGGAGAGCACCGCCCTGATCGATGAAGAAGTGCCTGCCGACGTCCGTTTCAGGGGCGCATCCCTGTGGCTGCACCTGCAACGACCGCAGCGGGCCCTGCCCGTCCTGAGCGCGTTGTGCCGGGCACCAAACCCCACCTACAGCTGGCTGGCGGCCCTGGTGAAAACCTGCGTGGAACTGAACAGACGGCCGCAGGCGGAAAAGGCCCTGGGAAAGCTGCTCGACCTCTATGCGGAAAACCCCGATGCCTGGCAACTGGCGGTATGGCTGGCCCTGCAGCAATCGGATTATGCCGCGGCGGCCGCCGCCACAGAGGTCCTCGCGCACCTGGCACCGGACAACGCCGACCATACCCGCAACCTGAGCACCTACTACGCCATGGCCGGCATTCCGGTCCGGGCGGCGGAAACCTTGCGGCAAACGTTATCAAAACAACCGGCGGCCAAAGACTGGGACCGGCTGACCAACATCTACCTGAGCGGCCAGCGCTACGCCATGGCCCTGCTTCCGGCCCGGTCCGCCGTAGCGTCCGGGCAGACCGCCGATCGCTGGGAAACGGTGGGAGATATTCTCTACCGCCTGCGCCGCTTCAAAGAAAGTCGCGACGCCTACGGCCATGCGACCGCCCTGTCGGAAAACCCCGGTCTGCTGCTGAAAAGCGGCTATTCGCTATTGAAAATGCAGGCTTGGGACGAGGCGGCCGACTGTTTCCGCGCAACCATCGCCCACACGACAAACAACGGCGATCTGGCACGGGCCGCCCATCAGAGTCTGGCTTACATCGAGAAACTGCGCACAATCGAACAACCGAATCCCCCCTGA
- the ltrA gene encoding group II intron reverse transcriptase/maturase, translating into MTIEEAEALVEMPGAMSEGSDRKSREYGIGASNVTACSESSWTEVATRLMEEVVSRGNMMAAYQRVVRNKGAAGIDGMPVGDLKTYLQEQWPRIKEELLTGTYQPQPVRKVEIPKPGGGMRMLGIPTVLDRLIQQALHQELMRLFEPEFSEHSYGFRPGRSAHQAVQSARRHVASGRRWAVDIDLEKFFDRVGHDILMSRVARKVKDRRVLGLIRRYLTVGVLEGGIISPRVQGTPQGGPLSPLLSNILLDEFDKELERRGHAFCRYADDCNIYVHSRRAAERVMTSLTRFLEQQLKLKVNRVKSAVGRPWERTFLGYSMTSHKKPRLKVAGSSVKRFKTSLREIFRRGRGRRLKRVIEESTPKLRGWIAYFRLAEVKGIFEDLDGWIRRKLRCILWRQWKRPFTRARNLMRRGLPEHRAWRSATNERGPWWNSGASHMHDALRKSYFDRLGLVSLVDYRRRFQCAL; encoded by the coding sequence ATGACGATCGAAGAAGCAGAAGCCCTGGTTGAGATGCCGGGGGCCATGTCCGAGGGTAGCGACCGGAAGTCGCGAGAGTACGGCATCGGTGCGTCAAACGTCACGGCATGCAGTGAATCATCCTGGACGGAAGTGGCAACGCGGCTGATGGAAGAAGTCGTCAGTCGCGGCAACATGATGGCGGCTTACCAGCGAGTGGTCAGGAACAAGGGCGCGGCGGGCATCGACGGAATGCCGGTTGGCGACCTTAAGACCTACCTGCAGGAGCAGTGGCCGCGCATCAAAGAAGAACTGCTGACCGGAACCTACCAGCCTCAGCCGGTGCGGAAGGTGGAAATTCCCAAGCCCGGTGGCGGGATGCGTATGCTCGGCATTCCCACGGTGCTGGATCGGCTCATTCAGCAGGCGCTGCATCAGGAGCTGATGCGGCTGTTTGAACCGGAATTCTCCGAGCACTCCTACGGGTTTCGTCCCGGACGGAGCGCCCACCAAGCCGTTCAGTCCGCCCGCCGGCACGTAGCCTCCGGGCGGCGCTGGGCGGTCGATATCGACTTGGAGAAATTCTTTGACCGCGTGGGCCACGACATACTCATGTCGCGGGTGGCCCGCAAAGTCAAAGACCGCCGGGTATTAGGGTTGATTCGCCGATATCTGACGGTCGGTGTGCTTGAAGGGGGGATTATTTCGCCAAGGGTACAGGGGACGCCGCAGGGCGGCCCTCTCTCGCCCCTGCTGTCGAACATCCTTCTCGACGAGTTTGACAAGGAACTGGAGAGGCGGGGCCATGCCTTCTGTCGCTATGCCGACGACTGCAATATTTACGTGCATAGTCGCCGGGCGGCCGAGCGAGTCATGACCTCGTTGACACGGTTTCTGGAACAGCAGCTCAAGCTCAAAGTCAACCGCGTCAAAAGCGCCGTTGGCCGCCCCTGGGAAAGAACCTTTCTAGGCTACAGCATGACCTCTCACAAAAAGCCCCGTCTGAAAGTGGCGGGATCTTCCGTGAAGCGGTTCAAGACTAGCCTGCGAGAAATCTTTCGGCGGGGAAGGGGACGCCGTCTCAAGCGGGTCATCGAAGAGTCCACTCCGAAGCTTCGAGGTTGGATCGCCTACTTTCGCCTGGCGGAGGTTAAGGGTATCTTCGAGGATCTTGATGGTTGGATCAGGCGGAAACTGCGCTGCATTCTGTGGCGACAGTGGAAGCGCCCCTTTACCCGAGCCAGGAATTTGATGCGGCGGGGATTGCCAGAGCATCGGGCGTGGCGATCCGCCACAAATGAGCGAGGCCCCTGGTGGAACTCAGGAGCCTCGCATATGCACGATGCACTTCGGAAATCCTACTTCGACAGACTGGGGTTGGTCTCGTTAGTAGATTACCGCAGACGCTTTCAGTGCGCTTTGTGA
- the hcp gene encoding hydroxylamine reductase gives MYCHQCEQTAKGVACNISGVCGKQPETAALQDNLLQGLRGLAWYANEARKQGKRDPEVDKFMLEGLFATVTNVDFDAKHLEKVIARCYEMEKKAMALAGTSCCGIGKLVSGIKDAFKHGPPTAAKDWKPTGDLVKQGEAYSIEDLHSDPDVRSAIEILIYGLKGMAAYAHHALIQGKTDEEVSAFFHRALAATCDPDLGLMDFVGLAMECGKHNLTVMGLLNQGHIEHYGKPEPTKVNLGTRAGKGILVTGHDLKMLEELLKQTEGKGINIYTHGEMLPAHAYPGLKKYAHLAGNFGGAWQDQAKEFPEFPGAIIFNTNCIQKPAGSYIDRVFTWDCVSWPGVKHIDGWDFSAVIDKALACPDLPEAPGKEILVGFGHDAVLGVADKVIEAVKTGAVKHFFLIGGCDGAKPGRNYYTEFAEKVPEDCIILTLACGKYRFNKLDFGDIGGIPRLLDVGQCNDAYSAIQIAIALAGAFECGVNDLPLSLILSWYEQKAVVILLTLLHLGIKNIKLGPSLPAFVSPNVLNYLVENFNIAPISTPEADLKDILG, from the coding sequence ATGTATTGCCATCAATGTGAACAGACGGCTAAAGGCGTGGCATGCAACATCAGCGGCGTATGCGGCAAACAACCGGAAACGGCGGCACTGCAGGACAATCTTTTGCAGGGATTGCGCGGTCTGGCGTGGTACGCCAACGAAGCCCGCAAGCAGGGCAAACGCGACCCCGAAGTGGACAAATTCATGCTTGAGGGACTGTTCGCCACCGTCACCAACGTGGACTTCGACGCGAAGCATCTGGAGAAGGTCATCGCCCGCTGTTACGAGATGGAAAAAAAAGCGATGGCACTGGCCGGCACCTCCTGTTGCGGCATCGGCAAACTGGTCAGCGGCATCAAGGATGCTTTCAAACACGGGCCGCCCACCGCGGCCAAAGACTGGAAACCGACCGGCGACCTGGTCAAACAGGGCGAAGCCTACAGCATCGAGGACCTGCATTCCGACCCCGATGTGCGTTCAGCCATCGAGATCCTGATTTACGGTCTCAAGGGCATGGCTGCCTACGCTCATCATGCGCTGATCCAGGGCAAAACCGACGAAGAGGTTTCCGCCTTTTTTCACCGCGCTCTGGCCGCCACCTGCGATCCCGATCTGGGCCTGATGGACTTTGTCGGACTGGCCATGGAATGCGGCAAACATAACCTGACCGTCATGGGCCTGCTCAACCAGGGCCATATCGAACATTACGGCAAACCCGAACCGACCAAGGTCAACCTCGGTACCCGTGCCGGTAAAGGCATCCTGGTTACCGGGCATGACCTGAAAATGCTCGAGGAGCTTCTGAAACAAACCGAAGGCAAAGGCATCAACATTTATACCCATGGCGAAATGCTGCCGGCCCACGCCTACCCCGGCCTGAAAAAGTATGCGCATCTGGCCGGCAATTTCGGTGGTGCCTGGCAGGATCAGGCCAAGGAATTCCCCGAGTTCCCCGGCGCCATCATCTTCAACACCAACTGCATCCAGAAACCGGCCGGCTCTTATATCGACCGCGTATTTACCTGGGATTGCGTAAGCTGGCCCGGCGTCAAGCATATCGACGGTTGGGATTTCTCCGCTGTCATCGACAAGGCCCTGGCCTGCCCCGATCTGCCGGAAGCACCGGGCAAGGAAATCCTGGTCGGCTTCGGCCATGATGCGGTGCTGGGCGTCGCCGACAAGGTCATCGAAGCGGTCAAGACCGGCGCGGTGAAACACTTTTTCCTGATCGGCGGCTGCGACGGCGCCAAGCCCGGGCGCAACTACTACACCGAATTTGCGGAAAAGGTGCCTGAAGATTGCATCATATTGACCCTGGCCTGCGGCAAGTACCGTTTCAACAAGCTCGACTTCGGCGATATCGGCGGCATTCCGCGACTGCTCGACGTCGGCCAATGCAACGACGCCTACAGCGCCATCCAGATCGCCATAGCCCTGGCCGGTGCCTTTGAATGCGGAGTCAACGATCTGCCTCTGTCGCTGATCCTGTCCTGGTACGAGCAAAAAGCGGTGGTCATTCTGCTGACCCTGTTGCATCTGGGGATCAAGAACATCAAACTCGGTCCCAGTCTGCCGGCGTTCGTTTCGCCGAACGTACTGAACTACCTGGTCGAAAACTTCAACATCGCCCCGATCAGCACACCCGAAGCCGACCTCAAGGACATTCTGGGCTGA
- a CDS encoding DUF4405 domain-containing protein, giving the protein MKKIASLTAFLSLFFVLLTSAVLFIVPHGRVAYWADWKLWSLSKDQWTAIHINAGILFTVAAVVHTCFNWKNMVLYMKDKHRHLRIFTMNFNIALVLTLLFVTGAQFGMPPFSTIIAVNEHIKDGAARKYGEPPYGHAELSSLKVFARHMDIDLDRALQGLKAAGYSVESDAQSLKKIALANHVPPQEIYLAMIKPAGSIEKIEKMPIKPVKGLGKLTLEELLGRYRLDAGAVAAALKEKNIRWQSGMTLKQIAESNGVSPIDVYDNIREIADRNAGS; this is encoded by the coding sequence ATGAAAAAAATCGCTTCACTGACCGCATTCCTGTCGCTGTTCTTCGTTCTGTTGACAAGCGCTGTTCTGTTCATCGTCCCCCATGGGCGGGTGGCCTATTGGGCCGACTGGAAACTATGGAGTCTTTCCAAGGATCAGTGGACCGCCATACACATCAATGCGGGCATCCTGTTTACGGTCGCGGCGGTGGTTCACACCTGTTTCAACTGGAAAAACATGGTCCTCTACATGAAGGACAAACACCGGCACCTGAGGATATTCACCATGAATTTCAATATCGCCCTGGTATTGACGCTGCTGTTCGTAACAGGAGCCCAGTTCGGCATGCCGCCCTTTTCGACCATCATTGCCGTCAATGAACACATCAAGGATGGCGCCGCCCGAAAATATGGAGAGCCGCCCTACGGTCATGCCGAATTATCCTCTTTGAAGGTCTTCGCCAGACACATGGATATCGATCTTGACCGGGCCTTGCAGGGCCTTAAAGCGGCTGGCTACAGCGTCGAGTCGGATGCCCAGTCTCTGAAAAAGATTGCCCTTGCCAACCACGTTCCTCCTCAGGAAATCTATCTGGCCATGATCAAGCCCGCCGGATCGATAGAGAAAATTGAAAAAATGCCGATAAAACCGGTCAAGGGGTTGGGGAAACTGACGCTGGAGGAGTTGCTTGGCCGGTACCGGCTGGATGCCGGCGCTGTCGCAGCGGCTCTCAAGGAAAAGAATATCCGCTGGCAAAGCGGAATGACGCTGAAACAGATAGCGGAGTCGAACGGCGTGAGTCCCATCGATGTCTATGACAACATCAGGGAAATTGCGGATCGGAATGCAGGGAGCTGA
- a CDS encoding DUF5320 domain-containing protein produces MPGGDRTGPQGYGPLTGRRMGVCAGYDMPNAAGLGRGRGGGRGLAMRRGCGGWGFPAVAPAAPVVPVAQASDTNVLKGQIDTLERSLAALKQQLEAMETRRGE; encoded by the coding sequence ATGCCAGGAGGAGATAGAACCGGTCCACAGGGATACGGTCCGCTGACAGGGCGACGGATGGGTGTTTGCGCCGGATACGATATGCCGAATGCTGCAGGTTTAGGCCGCGGCCGTGGCGGGGGCCGCGGTTTGGCTATGCGGCGGGGCTGCGGCGGTTGGGGATTTCCTGCCGTTGCGCCAGCGGCACCTGTCGTACCGGTTGCGCAAGCTTCCGATACCAACGTCTTGAAGGGCCAGATCGATACCCTCGAAAGATCACTGGCGGCATTGAAACAGCAGCTTGAAGCCATGGAAACGCGTCGTGGCGAATAA